The following coding sequences are from one Ornithodoros turicata isolate Travis chromosome 1, ASM3712646v1, whole genome shotgun sequence window:
- the LOC135396397 gene encoding oocyte zinc finger protein XlCOF15-like yields the protein MHAIRASPIPLTGAVIVSVLTGSGEERTPLFKCIQCALVFVSEEFLAEHQRSRQHYRAGKRRCRFCDYTSDHMGSIKRHEVTHTGEKPFVCQVCSKGFTRKMSLEKHVSAVHEGKRMYRCATCGDTFQQKHHLQAHESVHSNDRPHVCNVCGAKFKLKQYLGKHVRLHAGCRGLQHLKKLGFRSGVFPALQ from the coding sequence ATGCACGCTATCCGTGCGAGCCCCATCCCACTCACAGGGGCCGTCATCGTCTCTGTCCTTACAGGTTCCGGGGAAGAGCGTACGCCCCTCTTCAAGTGCATCCAGTGTGCCCTGGTGTTCGTCTCCGAGGAGTTCCTCGCGGAGCACCAGAGGTCCAGGCAGCACTACAGAGCGGGGAAGCGTCGGTGCCGCTTCTGCGACTACACGAGCGACCACATGGGCAGCATCAAGAGGCACGAGGTGAcccacacgggcgagaagcccttCGTGTGCCAGGTCTGTTCCAAGGGCTTCACGCGGAAGATGAGCCTGGAGAAGCACGTGAGCGCCGTCCACGAGGGAAAGAGGATGTACAGGTGCGCCACCTGCGGGGACACCTTCCAGCAGAAGCACCACCTGCAGGCCCACGAGTCGGTGCACTCCAACGACAGGCCCCACGTCTGCAACGTGTGCGGGGCCAAGTTCAAGCTGAAGCAGTACCTGGGCAAGCACGTGCGCCTGCACGCGGGGTGCAGGGGCCTGCAGCACCTCAAGAAGCTGGGTTTCAGGTCGGGGGTTTTCCCGGCGCTCCAGTGA